In the genome of Primulina eburnea isolate SZY01 chromosome 13, ASM2296580v1, whole genome shotgun sequence, the window TCAGAGAGAAGGATTAAGTCTCAGATTATCGCGCGTTTGAAGATCGTTGTTGCTGCTACAATGTGTTACCGTGATTGTTGGATACATTTGAAGATAACACTTGTGAAAGTGTTGATTGAAGATAGCGTTTTTGTCGCTCCACTTTTCGGCACACTGTTTGCAATCCTTGAATACTTTTAAACATGATTACTTGTTTTAGGATACAATGTGATTCCTTTAACAATTTAAGGAAGATAGTTTTCATAGAATCACTATGGTTGGTTTTATAAACTCAAGTTGTTTTTCTATTTATTATTTTGTCCAAAATACTTGCGCATAATCATCTatgtgttatttttgtttaagttatttatttgtttgatataatattatgttgtgTGTTATCACAAGATGTTACAACTTTTGAGCCAACATTCATATTTGATACACGCAATTTGTTACAATTTATGTTAAACAGAAATCTCAACactttcaaaataaaacaaatcgAACAGGCatgattttgttgttttgaaaccaatacaaacaaataaaaacaacattaatactgtactttcatttaattttcAGTTAACTCAATTCCACGTCTcacaattataataatcattatATTTTAACATACTATGtattctaaaattttaaaagcgcATTATTAGAATTTCAATAACTACACAAAAGTTTAAGTTCcaaataagaaaatatatatttaaaaaaaaccacCATTAAATTTTACATATAATTTTGATTAAAAGTGTAacttattttctcaaaataagtttaaaaaatcaacaagaaacaaacaaaatataataatattttgaaacgaatccaaataaatatttaaaaaaaacataaaaaataaaccaAAATTTTCCGGAGTCTTTTTTTTGGGTGCAGGGACAGCACAGTCAAATCACATATAGAGCATGACGTGGCCCATATCCATGTACGGTCACGACTCACGGGCTAGTCAACTATCATTTGGACGAATCTGACACAATGAGATTTTTTTAATGACAATAATGATTTCTTCCTCCAAACAAATGAACAATTCATAcatctattttattttcaatgtATAAACAATTATTTACATACCCAAACCTCTCCACCtagacccaaaaaaaaaaatctagacACAGCCCTGGTTTTTGTTCTTTTTTTGGGTGGCTAGCTTGGTCTTTAATCAATATTTAGATcaataattaactttaaaataattacaatCGAATCCAATGAACAACACATACGATAGTTGAGATATAACAATTGTTTCTCATATAAAATGATTGATATAACGCTTGAGCTACGATACTGATACTGTTAAGAAGATAAGTTATTTCGTAACATCAGCAGTACATTTTGGTAAGTTACAAATATTTGATCCTACCgttgatataaaattcaaaactATATCTTATATTATCATAAATTGCAATGAGTAcaattattatgaataaaattgttgaaatacaataaaatttaaaaattaaagttGTATAATTACTGTTAGTAAATTGATAAACTTTCAATCTAATGATAATACTTAAAAGAACAAATGTTTGTAAAATTCTCTCATGCACATAGTTTATACTTTCCAGATTTCAAAGAgtcaaaattcaaataaattaaatttgaaatctacATTTTAACCAATAGTGTATATAAAAGCTCCAACCGTATAATATGTTTAAAGAGAGAAATCTAAATTTGTTAATAGAGAAAGGTATATCTTTGTTTTACATTATTATGGCAATTATTGTACGACAAACCACCCACCTACAACTGGCTAATCCGGTTACCCACTAAGAATTTTCCATTATAAGTACTGCCGTGCATCTCCACTTTCGTTACACCATTTTCAAACTGTGACACCCTACTCCGCCCCCATTTCAAGATTTTCCGACCATGCCGCGTCCGAACGAGTACTTCAACGTCCCTCTTCGCCATCTCGCCATTGGGCAACGTGATGAGCTCCAGAAACCTGGCGCTGTGAAGGCTGCTCTAGCAGAGTTCTTCAGCACACTCATCTTCGTGTTTGCTGGCTCTGGTTCAGGCATTGCGTATAACAAGCTTACTGGTGGCGCCTCCGCCTCCCCTCCAGGACTCATATCTGCCGCGATAGCCCACGGTTTCGCCCTGTTCGTGGCGGTTTCGATTTCCGCTAACATCTCAGGAGGCCACGTCAACCCCGCCGTCACTTTTGGATTGTTTGTTGGTGGAAACATCTCCCTTATCCGCGGTATTCTCTACATCATTGCTCAACTTCTGGGGTCCGTCGCCGCTTGCGCTCTCCTACTCTTCACTACTGGTGGCTTGGTATGCTAGCTTAGACTACAACGACTCTTCTTCCACGTATTTCTCATGCATTAACAATAACTATAGAATTCTATATATTTATCCATGTTTTCGACTTTTGTAAACCCAGGAGCCCCCCGGATTCTCCTTGAGCGGCGTGTCCGTATGGAGCGGTTTAGTATTCGAGATAGTGATGACTTTCGCGCTAGTTTACACCGTTTACGCAACTGCCGTTGACCCAAAGAAAGGTGAAGTGGGAATCATCGCACCCATTGCTATAGGTTTCATCGTGGGAGCCAACATCCTCGCCGGCGGGCCGTTCACTGGAGCTTCGATGAACCCTGCGGTTTCATTTGGTCCAGCTTTGGTCGGCTGGTTCTGGGTTGACCATTGGGTTTACTGGGCGGGTCCTCTGATCGGGGCTGGGCTGGCCGGCATAGTTTACGAGGTGTTCTTCATCAGCCACACTCACGAGCCACTGCCCGTTGATTACTGAGAGACGTGTGTCCTCGTGCATTCTATATCCATAATTTTACTTGGTTTCATTGTCTTCTCTTTGATTTCTGCGTCGGATTTTAAATGCACTGCTTATTTTCTCGGAATATGGCTT includes:
- the LOC140809283 gene encoding probable aquaporin TIP1-1, whose protein sequence is MPRPNEYFNVPLRHLAIGQRDELQKPGAVKAALAEFFSTLIFVFAGSGSGIAYNKLTGGASASPPGLISAAIAHGFALFVAVSISANISGGHVNPAVTFGLFVGGNISLIRGILYIIAQLLGSVAACALLLFTTGGLEPPGFSLSGVSVWSGLVFEIVMTFALVYTVYATAVDPKKGEVGIIAPIAIGFIVGANILAGGPFTGASMNPAVSFGPALVGWFWVDHWVYWAGPLIGAGLAGIVYEVFFISHTHEPLPVDY